From one Streptomyces sp. Q6 genomic stretch:
- the prfA gene encoding peptide chain release factor 1: protein MFEAVEDLIGEHADLEKKLADPSVHADQANARKLNKRYAELTPIVATYRSWKQNGDDIETAKEFAADDPDFVAEVKELEKAREEITEKLRLLLVPRDPSDDKDVILEIKAGAGGDESALFAGDLLRMYLRYAERVGWKTEIIDATESELGGYKDVQVAVKTKGGNGATEPGQGVWARLKYEGGVHRVQRVPATESQGRIHTSAAGVLVTPEAEEVDVEINMNDLRIDVYRSSGPGGQSVNTTDSAVRITHIPTGVVASCQNEKSQLQNKEQAMRILRSRLLAAAQEEAEREAADARRSQVRTVDRSEKIRTYNFPENRISDHRVGFKAYNLDQVLDGDLDAMIQACVDADSAAKLAAA from the coding sequence ATGTTCGAGGCCGTCGAGGACCTGATCGGCGAGCACGCCGATCTGGAGAAGAAGCTCGCTGACCCGTCGGTCCACGCCGACCAGGCCAACGCGCGCAAGCTGAACAAGCGCTACGCCGAGCTCACCCCGATCGTCGCGACGTACCGCTCCTGGAAGCAGAACGGTGACGACATCGAGACGGCGAAGGAGTTCGCCGCCGACGACCCCGACTTCGTCGCCGAGGTCAAGGAACTCGAGAAGGCGCGCGAGGAGATCACCGAGAAGCTGCGGCTCCTGCTGGTGCCCCGCGACCCGTCCGACGACAAGGACGTGATCCTCGAGATCAAGGCCGGCGCGGGCGGCGACGAGTCCGCGCTGTTCGCCGGCGACCTGCTGCGCATGTACCTGCGGTACGCGGAGCGCGTCGGCTGGAAGACCGAGATCATCGACGCCACCGAGTCCGAGCTGGGCGGCTACAAGGACGTCCAGGTCGCCGTGAAGACCAAGGGCGGCAACGGCGCGACCGAGCCCGGCCAGGGCGTCTGGGCCCGCCTCAAGTACGAGGGCGGCGTGCACCGCGTGCAGCGTGTGCCGGCGACCGAGTCGCAGGGCCGCATCCACACCTCCGCCGCCGGCGTGCTCGTCACGCCCGAGGCCGAGGAGGTCGACGTCGAGATCAACATGAACGATCTGCGGATCGACGTGTACCGCTCCTCCGGTCCCGGTGGCCAGTCCGTCAACACGACCGACTCCGCCGTGCGCATCACGCACATTCCCACCGGAGTCGTCGCTTCCTGCCAGAACGAGAAGAGCCAGCTCCAGAACAAGGAGCAGGCGATGCGTATCCTGCGCTCCAGGCTCCTCGCAGCGGCGCAGGAGGAAGCGGAGCGGGAAGCCGCCGACGCCCGCCGCAGCCAGGTCCGCACCGTCGACCGCTCCGAGAAGATCCGTACGTACAACTTCCCGGAGAACCGCATCTCGGACCACCGCGTCGGCTTCAAGGCGTACAACTTGGACCAGGTGCTCGACGGCGACCTCGACGCCATGATCCAGGCGTGCGTCGACGCGGACTCGGCCGCCAAGCTCGCCGCCGCGTAA
- the rpmE gene encoding 50S ribosomal protein L31 codes for MKRDIHPEYVETQVSCTCGASFTTRSTISSGTVRAEVCSECHPFYTGKQKILDTGGRVARFEARFGKAAAANK; via the coding sequence TTGAAGCGCGACATCCACCCCGAGTACGTCGAGACGCAGGTCAGCTGCACCTGTGGCGCGTCGTTCACCACCCGTAGCACCATCTCGTCCGGCACCGTCCGTGCCGAGGTCTGCTCCGAGTGCCACCCGTTCTACACGGGCAAGCAGAAGATCCTCGACACCGGTGGCCGCGTGGCCCGCTTCGAGGCCCGCTTCGGCAAGGCTGCCGCTGCCAACAAGTAG
- a CDS encoding L-threonylcarbamoyladenylate synthase, which translates to MARRYDTNDATDRATGLREAASAVRRGELVVLPTDTVYGIGADAFTPEAVGDLLEAKGRGRNMPSPVLIGSPNTLHGLVTDFSEMAWELVDAFWPGALTIVAKHQPSLQWDLGETRGTVAVRMPLHPVAIELLTEVGPMAVSSANLTGHRAPEDCDAAQEMLGDSVSVYLDGGPTPGIVPSSIVDVTGKVPVLLRAGSLSAEELRKVVPDLEVAN; encoded by the coding sequence ATGGCACGGCGTTACGACACCAACGACGCGACCGACCGCGCTACCGGTCTGCGTGAAGCCGCGTCCGCCGTCCGCCGCGGCGAACTCGTCGTGCTGCCCACCGACACCGTCTACGGGATCGGCGCGGACGCGTTCACGCCCGAGGCGGTCGGTGACCTCCTGGAGGCCAAGGGCCGGGGCCGCAACATGCCCAGCCCCGTCCTGATCGGCTCGCCGAACACGCTGCACGGCCTCGTCACGGACTTCTCCGAGATGGCCTGGGAGCTCGTCGACGCGTTCTGGCCGGGCGCCCTGACGATCGTCGCCAAGCACCAGCCGTCCCTCCAGTGGGACCTCGGGGAGACCCGTGGCACCGTCGCCGTGCGCATGCCGCTGCACCCGGTCGCCATCGAGCTGCTCACCGAGGTCGGCCCGATGGCCGTGTCCTCCGCGAACCTGACCGGCCACCGCGCCCCCGAGGACTGTGACGCCGCGCAGGAGATGCTCGGCGACTCCGTCTCCGTGTACCTCGACGGCGGCCCGACCCCGGGCATCGTCCCGTCGTCCATCGTCGACGTGACGGGCAAGGTGCCGGTGCTGCTGCGCGCGGGCTCCCTCAGCGCCGAGGAGCTGCGCAAGGTGGTACCCGACCTCGAGGTGGCGAATTGA
- the glyA gene encoding serine hydroxymethyltransferase, with translation MPVTTAPAPLAELLRQDPELAEVILGETARQADSLQLIAAENFTSPAVLAALGSPLANKYAEGYPGARHHGGCELVDVAERIAVERAKALFGAQHVNVQAHSGSSAVLAAYAVLLRPGDTVLAMGLPAGGHLTHGSPANFSGRWFDFVPYGVDPESGLIDHDEVHALARAHRPKAIVCGSISYPRHIDYAAFRAIADDVGAHLIADAAHPIGLVAGGAAPNPVPYADIVCATTHKVLRGPRGGMLLCSAELADRVDRAVFPFTQGGAQMHTIAAKAVAFGEAATPAFTAYAHQVVANARVLAGALAAEGFAVTTGGTDTHLVTVDPAPLGVPGRTARGRLASAGMVVDTCALPRGGAAQVTAGDDRGLRLGTAALTTQGMGEPEAARIAVLFSGVVRGDLDPRAAREEVRDLAGRFPPYPAG, from the coding sequence ATGCCGGTCACCACAGCACCCGCACCCCTGGCGGAGCTCCTGCGCCAGGACCCCGAACTGGCCGAGGTCATCCTCGGGGAGACGGCCCGCCAGGCCGACTCGCTCCAGCTCATCGCGGCGGAGAACTTCACGTCCCCCGCCGTCCTGGCCGCCCTCGGCTCCCCCCTGGCCAACAAGTACGCGGAGGGCTATCCGGGCGCCCGTCACCACGGCGGCTGCGAACTGGTCGACGTGGCCGAGCGGATCGCCGTGGAGCGCGCCAAGGCCCTCTTCGGCGCCCAGCACGTCAACGTCCAGGCGCACAGCGGCTCTTCGGCCGTCCTGGCGGCCTACGCGGTCCTTCTCAGGCCCGGTGACACCGTGCTCGCGATGGGCCTGCCGGCCGGCGGCCACCTCACCCACGGCTCCCCGGCGAACTTCTCGGGCCGCTGGTTCGACTTCGTGCCCTACGGCGTCGACCCGGAGAGCGGGCTCATCGACCACGACGAGGTCCACGCCCTGGCCCGCGCCCACCGCCCCAAGGCGATCGTGTGCGGCTCGATCTCGTACCCCCGGCACATCGACTACGCGGCCTTCCGTGCCATCGCGGACGACGTCGGCGCCCACCTCATCGCGGACGCCGCGCATCCCATCGGGCTCGTCGCCGGGGGAGCGGCCCCCAACCCGGTCCCGTACGCGGACATCGTCTGCGCCACCACGCACAAGGTGCTGCGCGGCCCCCGCGGCGGCATGCTGCTGTGCTCCGCGGAGCTCGCGGACCGCGTCGACCGGGCGGTCTTCCCGTTCACCCAGGGCGGCGCGCAGATGCACACCATCGCCGCGAAGGCCGTCGCGTTCGGCGAGGCGGCGACCCCGGCCTTCACCGCGTACGCCCACCAGGTGGTGGCCAACGCGCGCGTGCTGGCCGGAGCCCTCGCCGCGGAGGGGTTCGCCGTCACGACCGGCGGCACGGACACCCACCTCGTCACCGTCGACCCGGCGCCGCTCGGGGTGCCGGGCCGCACCGCCCGCGGCCGACTGGCCTCCGCCGGCATGGTCGTCGACACCTGCGCCCTCCCACGCGGCGGAGCCGCACAGGTCACGGCCGGGGACGACCGCGGCCTGCGCCTGGGCACCGCCGCACTCACCACCCAGGGCATGGGCGAGCCGGAGGCGGCACGGATCGCGGTGCTCTTCTCGGGTGTCGTCCGCGGTGACCTGGACCCGCGCGCGGCCCGCGAAGAGGTGCGTGACCTGGCCGGAAGATTCCCCCCGTACCCTGCCGGATAG
- the atpB gene encoding F0F1 ATP synthase subunit A has protein sequence MSDNGCGFPAPGLHSFLFQPIFTIGGFEFNKVMLLALLTSLVVVSFFYAAFGRAKVVPGKAQMIGEAGYDFVRRSIVYETLGKREGEKYVPLMVSLFFFVWIMNVWSVIPLAQFPVASVIAYPAVLAIIVYVLWVSLTFKRHGFVGGWKNIVGYDPSLGPIKWLVSFIEFFSNLLVRPFTHAVRLFANMFAGHLMLVMFTVASWYLLNGWMVPAAGVSFVMTIVMILFELFVQAVQAYVFVLLACSYIQGALAEHH, from the coding sequence ATGTCCGACAACGGGTGTGGCTTCCCGGCGCCGGGCCTGCACTCCTTCCTGTTCCAGCCGATCTTCACCATCGGCGGGTTCGAGTTCAACAAGGTGATGCTGCTCGCCCTGCTGACCTCGCTCGTGGTCGTGAGCTTCTTCTACGCCGCGTTCGGTCGCGCCAAGGTCGTCCCGGGCAAGGCCCAGATGATCGGCGAGGCCGGCTACGACTTCGTGCGCCGCAGCATCGTCTACGAGACGCTCGGCAAGCGCGAGGGCGAGAAGTACGTCCCGCTGATGGTCTCGCTGTTCTTCTTCGTGTGGATCATGAACGTCTGGTCCGTGATCCCGCTGGCGCAGTTCCCGGTCGCCTCGGTCATCGCGTACCCGGCGGTCCTCGCGATCATCGTCTACGTGCTGTGGGTCTCGCTGACCTTCAAGCGCCACGGCTTCGTCGGCGGCTGGAAGAACATCGTCGGCTACGACCCGTCGCTCGGCCCGATCAAGTGGCTGGTCTCGTTCATCGAGTTCTTCTCGAACCTGCTGGTCCGCCCGTTCACGCACGCGGTGCGACTCTTCGCCAACATGTTCGCCGGTCACCTCATGCTGGTCATGTTCACGGTCGCCTCCTGGTACCTGCTGAACGGCTGGATGGTCCCGGCCGCGGGCGTCTCGTTCGTCATGACGATCGTCATGATCCTCTTCGAGCTTTTCGTGCAGGCCGTCCAGGCGTACGTCTTCGTGCTCCTCGCCTGCTCGTACATCCAGGGCGCGCTCGCCGAGCACCACTGA
- a CDS encoding F0F1 ATP synthase subunit delta: MTAHGASREALAAARERLDALTDSTSVDARTLAGDLAAVTALFDREVSLRRVLTDPAQAGDAKAELANRLLGGLLGGEAVDLVSGLVRSRWSASRDLVDSIEELANTADLTAAQKSGELDDVEDELFRFDRIVSSNAALRAALTDKGASASAKASLVKELLGGRAKPTTERLVERLVTAPRGRSLEAGLESLSKLAAERRERMVATVTTAVPLTDSQKQRLGASLAKLYGRQMHLNLDVDPEVLGGIKVQVGDEVINGSIADRIEDASRRMAG; encoded by the coding sequence ATGACCGCCCACGGAGCGAGCCGCGAGGCCCTCGCCGCCGCGCGAGAGCGTCTGGACGCGCTGACCGACTCCACGTCGGTCGACGCCAGGACGCTCGCCGGTGACCTGGCCGCGGTGACCGCGCTGTTCGACCGCGAGGTGTCGCTGCGTCGGGTCCTGACCGACCCGGCGCAGGCCGGCGACGCCAAGGCCGAGCTTGCGAACCGCCTGCTCGGCGGCCTGCTCGGCGGCGAAGCCGTCGACCTGGTGTCCGGTCTGGTCCGCTCCCGCTGGTCGGCCTCGCGCGACCTGGTCGACTCCATCGAGGAGCTGGCCAACACCGCGGACCTCACCGCGGCGCAGAAGAGCGGCGAGCTGGACGACGTCGAGGACGAGCTGTTCCGGTTCGACCGGATCGTCTCCTCCAACGCCGCGCTGCGTGCCGCGCTGACCGACAAGGGCGCCTCGGCCTCGGCCAAGGCCTCCCTGGTCAAGGAGCTTCTGGGTGGCCGGGCCAAGCCCACCACCGAGCGGCTCGTCGAGCGTCTTGTGACCGCGCCCCGGGGACGTAGCCTGGAAGCGGGACTCGAGTCCCTCTCCAAGCTCGCCGCCGAGCGCCGGGAGCGCATGGTGGCGACCGTCACCACGGCGGTCCCGCTGACGGACTCGCAGAAGCAGCGCCTGGGTGCGTCCCTGGCGAAGCTCTACGGGCGTCAGATGCACCTCAACCTGGACGTGGACCCCGAGGTCCTCGGCGGGATCAAGGTGCAGGTGGGCGACGAGGTCATCAACGGCTCCATCGCGGACCGCATCGAGGACGCCAGCCGCCGCATGGCCGGCTGA
- a CDS encoding F0F1 ATP synthase subunit B — MIANLVALAAEEEQNPLIPPGPELLVGTLAFAIVFFFFAKKLLPRINKTLEERRELIEGGIEKAEAAQTEAQSVLEQYKAQLAEARHEAARLRQEAQEQGATLIAEMRAEGQRQREEIIAAGHAQIEADRKAASQALRQDVGQLATDLAGKLVGESLDDYARQSRTIDRFLDELEEKAEAAR, encoded by the coding sequence GTGATCGCCAACCTGGTTGCACTCGCGGCCGAGGAGGAGCAGAACCCGCTCATCCCGCCCGGCCCCGAGCTGCTCGTCGGCACCCTTGCCTTCGCCATCGTCTTCTTCTTCTTCGCCAAGAAGCTCCTCCCGCGTATCAACAAGACGCTGGAAGAGCGCCGCGAGCTGATCGAAGGCGGTATCGAGAAGGCCGAGGCCGCTCAGACCGAGGCACAGAGCGTTCTTGAGCAGTACAAGGCTCAGCTCGCCGAGGCCCGGCACGAGGCCGCGCGGCTGCGCCAGGAGGCGCAGGAGCAGGGCGCCACGCTCATCGCCGAGATGCGTGCGGAAGGCCAGCGGCAGCGTGAGGAAATCATCGCCGCCGGTCACGCCCAGATCGAGGCCGACCGCAAGGCCGCCTCTCAGGCGCTGCGTCAGGACGTCGGCCAGCTGGCCACCGACCTGGCCGGCAAGCTGGTCGGCGAGTCGCTGGACGACTACGCCCGGCAGTCGCGCACCATCGACCGCTTCCTCGACGAGCTCGAGGAGAAGGCCGAGGCCGCTCGATGA
- the prmC gene encoding peptide chain release factor N(5)-glutamine methyltransferase translates to MNLLLAEVAQATQRLADAGVPSPRNDAEELAAFVHGVKRGELHTVKDVDFDARYWEVTARREAREPLQHITGRAYFRYLELQVGPGVFVPRPETESVVGWAIDAVRAMDVVEPLIVDLCTGSGAIALALAQEVPRSRVHAVELSEDALKWTRKNVEGSRVDLRQGDALEAFPDLDGQVDLVVSNPPYIPLTEWEYVAPEARDYDPDMALFSGEDGLDLIRGIERTAHRLLRPGGVVVIEHADTQGGLVPWIFTEERGWADAADHPDLNNRPRFATARKAMP, encoded by the coding sequence GTGAACCTGCTGCTCGCGGAAGTGGCCCAGGCCACCCAGCGGCTGGCCGACGCCGGCGTGCCCTCGCCGCGCAACGACGCGGAAGAGCTCGCCGCGTTCGTGCACGGCGTCAAGCGGGGCGAGCTGCACACCGTCAAGGACGTGGACTTCGACGCCCGCTACTGGGAGGTGACCGCGCGCCGCGAGGCGCGCGAGCCGCTCCAGCACATCACCGGCCGCGCCTACTTCCGCTACCTGGAGCTCCAGGTAGGACCCGGCGTCTTCGTGCCGCGCCCGGAGACCGAGTCGGTCGTCGGCTGGGCCATAGACGCCGTCCGCGCGATGGACGTCGTCGAACCGCTCATCGTCGACCTGTGCACCGGCTCGGGCGCCATCGCGCTCGCGCTCGCGCAGGAGGTGCCGCGCTCGCGCGTGCACGCCGTGGAGCTGTCCGAGGACGCCCTGAAGTGGACGCGGAAGAACGTCGAGGGGTCCAGGGTCGACCTGCGCCAGGGAGACGCCCTGGAGGCCTTCCCCGACCTCGACGGCCAGGTCGACCTCGTCGTCTCGAACCCGCCGTACATCCCGCTCACCGAGTGGGAGTACGTGGCTCCCGAGGCCCGCGACTACGACCCGGACATGGCGCTGTTCTCCGGCGAGGACGGCCTCGACCTGATCCGCGGCATCGAGCGCACCGCCCACCGGCTGCTCCGCCCCGGCGGGGTCGTCGTCATCGAGCACGCGGACACCCAGGGCGGCCTGGTGCCGTGGATCTTCACCGAGGAGCGGGGCTGGGCCGACGCGGCCGACCACCCGGACCTCAACAACCGGCCTCGGTTCGCGACCGCCCGCAAGGCGATGCCGTGA
- the atpE gene encoding ATP synthase F0 subunit C has translation MSALQTLAAEGLHGSTGSIGYGLAAIGPGIGVGIVFGKGTEALARQPEAAGLIRANQILGFAFCEALALIGIVMPFVFGK, from the coding sequence ATGTCCGCTCTCCAGACCCTCGCCGCCGAAGGCCTCCACGGCTCCACTGGTTCGATCGGTTACGGCCTTGCCGCCATCGGCCCCGGCATCGGCGTCGGCATCGTGTTCGGTAAGGGCACCGAGGCTCTCGCCCGTCAGCCCGAAGCCGCTGGTCTGATCCGCGCCAACCAGATTCTTGGTTTCGCCTTCTGTGAGGCGCTCGCCCTCATCGGCATCGTTATGCCGTTCGTGTTCGGTAAGTAA
- a CDS encoding LCP family protein, whose protein sequence is MPDSDSKPGRHRAKGRRRKPRDGRGRALRIVAWSAAGVVVLGGTGLGYVYFKLNGNIKSVDINAALGTDRPENVDNGSQDILVLGSDSRAGDNKKVGGGKDEGSARSDTAMVVHIYKGHKKASIVSIPRDTLIDRPSCTDKNGSEYPAAHDVMFNSAYSTGGAACAVKTVESISGIRMDHYVEVDFSGFQELIDDLGGVEVTTSKAINDPDSHLNLDAGSHKLDGEQALGLVRTRHGVGDGSDLGRIQLQQAFMKALMDQIKDVGVFTSPKKLYDLANTATKSVTTDSELASVKDLTSFANGLKGIGSNDMNMVTMPVQYDANDANRVLVDRTKSDAVWKALKADRAVPKSATEGTATGTAEGVVN, encoded by the coding sequence ATGCCGGACAGTGACAGCAAGCCCGGGCGCCACCGCGCCAAGGGCCGCCGCCGCAAGCCACGCGACGGACGGGGCAGGGCGCTGCGCATCGTGGCGTGGAGCGCCGCGGGCGTCGTCGTCCTCGGCGGCACGGGCCTCGGGTACGTCTACTTCAAGCTCAACGGCAACATCAAGAGTGTCGACATCAACGCGGCCCTGGGCACGGACCGTCCCGAGAACGTCGACAACGGCTCGCAGGACATCCTCGTGCTCGGCTCCGACAGCCGCGCGGGCGACAACAAGAAGGTCGGCGGCGGCAAGGACGAGGGCTCGGCCCGCTCCGACACCGCGATGGTGGTCCACATCTACAAGGGCCACAAGAAGGCCAGCATCGTCTCCATACCCAGGGACACGCTCATAGACCGGCCTTCCTGCACCGACAAGAACGGCAGCGAGTACCCCGCGGCGCACGACGTCATGTTCAACTCCGCGTACTCCACCGGCGGCGCGGCCTGCGCGGTCAAGACCGTCGAGTCCATCAGCGGCATCCGCATGGACCACTACGTCGAGGTCGACTTCAGCGGCTTCCAGGAGCTCATCGACGACCTCGGCGGCGTCGAGGTCACCACCAGCAAGGCCATCAACGACCCCGACAGCCATCTGAACCTCGACGCCGGCTCCCACAAGCTCGACGGCGAGCAGGCGCTCGGTCTCGTACGGACCCGGCACGGCGTCGGCGACGGCAGCGACCTGGGCCGCATCCAGTTGCAGCAGGCGTTCATGAAGGCCCTGATGGACCAGATCAAGGACGTCGGCGTCTTCACCAGCCCGAAGAAGCTCTACGACCTGGCGAACACGGCCACGAAGTCCGTGACGACGGACTCGGAGCTCGCCTCGGTCAAGGACCTCACCTCGTTCGCGAACGGGCTCAAGGGCATCGGCTCCAACGACATGAACATGGTCACGATGCCGGTGCAGTACGACGCGAACGACGCCAACCGCGTCCTGGTCGACCGGACCAAGTCCGACGCGGTCTGGAAGGCCCTCAAGGCCGACAGGGCGGTCCCGAAGTCCGCCACCGAGGGGACGGCGACCGGCACCGCGGAGGGCGTCGTGAACTAG
- a CDS encoding MraY family glycosyltransferase: protein MREYLLTLCITAAVTYLLTGPVRKFAIVAGAMPEIRARDVHREPTPRLGGIAMFFGLCAGLLVADHLANLDKVFESSNEPRALLSGAALIWLIGVLDDKFEIDALIKLGGQMIAAGVMVMQGLTILWLPIPGVGTVSLTQWQGTLLTVALVVITINAVNFVDGLDGLAAGMVCIAAAAFFLYAYRIWYGYGIEAAAPATLFAAILMGMCLGFLPHNMHPARIFMGDSGSMLIGLVLAAGAISMTGQIDPDALKLNLGGSTRDTTHAMLPVFIPLVMPLTIIAIPFADLVLAIVRRTWNGQSPFAADRGHLHHRLLEIGHSHSRAVLIMYFWSGLIAFGAVAYSVHSASGMWVVLTIVALSFVGLVLLLLPRFTPHAPRWAEHLVPPRYRRRRRTAVAEEPYEATEQGDDEPERTPIPAGVNGATAIGARSRFTDRRKAGSSR, encoded by the coding sequence GTGCGTGAATACCTGCTGACGCTCTGCATCACGGCCGCGGTGACCTATCTGCTCACAGGCCCGGTGCGGAAGTTCGCGATCGTGGCCGGCGCCATGCCGGAGATCCGGGCACGAGACGTGCACCGGGAGCCCACACCGCGGCTCGGCGGTATCGCCATGTTCTTCGGACTGTGCGCGGGCCTCCTGGTCGCCGACCACCTGGCCAACCTGGACAAGGTCTTCGAGTCGTCGAACGAGCCGCGGGCGCTGCTCTCCGGAGCCGCCCTGATCTGGCTGATCGGCGTCCTGGACGACAAGTTCGAGATCGACGCGCTCATCAAGCTCGGCGGCCAGATGATCGCCGCCGGCGTCATGGTCATGCAGGGTCTGACGATCCTGTGGCTGCCGATCCCGGGCGTCGGCACGGTCTCCCTGACGCAGTGGCAGGGCACGCTCCTCACGGTCGCCCTCGTCGTCATCACGATCAACGCCGTGAACTTCGTGGACGGGCTCGACGGCCTGGCGGCGGGCATGGTGTGCATCGCCGCCGCGGCGTTCTTCCTGTACGCGTACCGGATCTGGTACGGCTACGGCATCGAGGCCGCCGCCCCCGCGACGCTGTTCGCGGCGATCCTGATGGGCATGTGCCTGGGCTTCCTGCCGCACAACATGCACCCCGCGCGGATCTTCATGGGCGACTCGGGCTCGATGCTCATCGGCCTGGTCCTCGCGGCCGGCGCCATCTCCATGACGGGCCAGATCGACCCGGACGCCCTCAAGCTCAACCTCGGCGGCTCCACCCGTGACACCACGCACGCGATGCTCCCGGTCTTCATCCCGCTCGTGATGCCGCTCACGATCATCGCGATCCCGTTCGCCGACCTGGTGCTCGCGATCGTGCGCCGCACCTGGAACGGCCAGTCGCCGTTCGCCGCCGACCGCGGGCATCTGCACCACCGGCTCCTGGAGATCGGCCACTCGCACTCCCGCGCGGTGCTGATCATGTACTTCTGGTCGGGTCTCATCGCCTTCGGCGCGGTCGCGTACTCGGTGCACTCGGCCTCGGGGATGTGGGTCGTGCTCACGATCGTCGCGCTGAGCTTCGTCGGTCTGGTGCTGCTCCTGCTGCCGCGCTTCACGCCGCACGCCCCGCGCTGGGCCGAGCACTTGGTGCCGCCGCGCTACCGGCGCCGCCGTCGTACGGCCGTGGCGGAGGAGCCGTACGAGGCCACGGAGCAGGGCGACGACGAACCGGAGCGCACGCCGATTCCGGCAGGAGTCAACGGGGCGACGGCAATTGGCGCTCGTTCGCGGTTCACGGATCGGCGTAAGGCGGGATCGTCGCGTTGA
- a CDS encoding protein-tyrosine-phosphatase has translation MTAPETGRGIGNEAVVYGEPPVLPGDSFRILHVSTGNVCRSPITERLTRHALADRLGDPLAGGLVVESAGTWGHEGAPMEANAETVLADFGADPSGFVGRELLDDHVIRADLVLTATRDHRAQVISMGHSAGLRTFTLKEFTRLVRAIDPATLPDPLDGGVVERARALVRAAAALRGWLLAPSVEADEVYDPYGAPLPFFRSVGSEINEALDPVVAALTGVVK, from the coding sequence TTGACCGCCCCTGAGACGGGGCGTGGCATAGGCAACGAGGCCGTCGTGTACGGGGAGCCCCCGGTGCTCCCCGGCGATTCCTTCCGCATCCTCCACGTCAGCACCGGCAACGTCTGCCGCTCGCCGATCACCGAGCGGCTGACCAGGCATGCCCTGGCGGACCGCCTCGGTGATCCGCTGGCCGGCGGCCTCGTCGTGGAGAGCGCGGGCACCTGGGGCCACGAGGGCGCCCCGATGGAGGCCAACGCCGAGACGGTCCTCGCCGACTTCGGCGCCGACCCCTCCGGTTTCGTCGGGCGTGAACTCCTCGACGACCACGTCATAAGGGCCGACCTGGTCCTGACCGCGACCCGGGACCACCGGGCGCAGGTCATCTCCATGGGGCACAGCGCGGGCCTGCGCACGTTCACCCTGAAGGAGTTCACGCGCCTCGTACGGGCCATAGACCCGGCGACCCTCCCCGACCCGCTGGACGGCGGCGTGGTGGAGCGTGCGCGGGCCTTGGTGCGCGCCGCGGCGGCTCTACGCGGGTGGCTCCTGGCCCCGTCCGTGGAGGCGGACGAGGTCTACGACCCGTACGGCGCCCCGCTGCCGTTCTTCCGGTCGGTGGGCTCCGAGATCAACGAGGCGCTCGACCCGGTGGTCGCGGCGCTCACGGGCGTCGTCAAGTAG